In one window of Primulina tabacum isolate GXHZ01 chromosome 8, ASM2559414v2, whole genome shotgun sequence DNA:
- the LOC142553218 gene encoding AP-3 complex subunit delta-like, which yields MASPSLMESLFQRSLENLIKSVRLTPPSILPDFISKSIDEIRREIKSTDPLTKSTALQKLTYLHSVHGVDMSWAAFHSIELSSSPAYPHKRIAYLSAALSFDPFTTDVILLLTHQLRKDLTSSNVHDVGIALSTLSSIANTDLARDLTPELFNLLGSGKFFVRKKATAGVLRVFEHYPDAVRVCFKRVVENLDCSDVGVLSATVGLVCELTVKEPRSYLPLAPEFYKVLVECRNNWVLIKILKILSLLTPLEPRLGRRVVEPICEHLERSGAKSLVFECVRTIVTSLSEHESAVKLAVGKILEFLIDDDPNLKYLGLRALTIVAQNHLWAVMENKEVIVKALSDIDVNIKLEALRLLMSIVSEDNVAEICRILISHALKSDPEFCNEILGLMLLTCSRNFYEIIFDFDWYVSFLGEMARIPHCQKGKEIEDQLVDIGMRVKDARSELVHVARNLVIDPALLANQFIHKVLSAAAWVSGEYVELSRNPFELVEALLQPRSSLLPPSVRAVYIQSTFKVLAFCMHSYLSLDREDASPSIESTDYQVISDAVASGSLLNIKMDREIEVIDPELTSAASSMAHHLTRKSMMDLVQLVESNLGPLACSDEVEVQERANNVLGLIKLMKSNLQGCLDQLEGDKMNGEVEALEMIKLTVDAFSEELGPVSVNAQDRVPVPGGLQLKENLSDLEAIVSDIKLPISTSFSLVNPCSTEKDGPSISDCQNKDEPELSTESTSLLAEHRKRHGLYYLGSNDKEMITNDYPPANEPKLNATVETEGLLKLAEQSLVTKKEMNQSKPRPVVVKLDDGEGTKDTSKRPGFNGGLISGAVQEVLLGNEAAPSSSRSKSSDKLSKRRKNNEFVVGIPGSRNMTTNIDVTEPVFAGSRRRKDHHIHGEDRKDKSSMKEKEHDQQSEKKNGRRHGKHKSRRTPDVALNTEAKSPVIPDFLL from the coding sequence ATGGCTTCTCCTTCATTAATGGAGTCACTTTTCCAGAGATCATTGGAAAACCTAATCAAATCCGTGCGTCTCACCCCACCTTCCATTCTTCCCGACTTCATTTCCAAATCCATAGATGAAATCCGCCGCGAGATCAAATCAACCGATCCCCTAACCAAATCGACCGCCCTCCAAAAACTTACCTACCTCCACTCTGTACACGGAGTTGACATGTCTTGGGCAGCTTTTCACTCCATCGAGCTTTCCTCCTCACCTGCTTATCCCCACAAACGCATTGCATACCTCTCTGCAGCACTCTCCTTCGACCCTTTTACTACCGATGTTATTCTCCTTCTCACCCATCAGCTGCGGAAGGATCTCACCTCATCCAATGTACACGACGTGGGTATTGCTCTTTCTACTCTCTCCTCTATTGCCAACACTGATTTGGCGCGTGATTTAACTCCCGAATTGTTTAATTTGCTTGGTAGTGGTAAGTtttttgtgaggaagaaagctACCGCGGGTGTCTTGAGAGTCTTCGAGCATTACCCGGATGCGGTTCGGGTTTGTTTTAAACGGGTAGTAGAGAATCTTGATTGTAGTGATGTGGGGGTGTTGTCAGCAACCGTGGGATTGGTCTGTGAGCTCACTGTGAAAGAACCCAGATCATATTTGCCTTTGGCACCTGAGTTTTATAAGGTTTTAGTCGAGTGTAGGAATAATTGGGTTCTCATTAAGATTTTGAAGATACTTTCCCTGTTAACCCCACTTGAGCCCAGGTTGGGGAGGAGAGTGGTGGAGCCAATCTGCGAGCATCTAGAGAGGAGTGGAGCGAAATCTTTGGTATTTGAGTGCGTGCGGACTATTGTTACTAGTTTGAGTGAGCATGAATCAGCAGTGAAGCTTGCAGTTGGTAAAATACTTGAGTTTTTGATAGATGATGATCCGAATCTCAAGTATCTTGGACTTCGTGCGCTTACCATTGTTGCTCAGAATCATTTGTGGGCTGTTATGGAGAATAAGGAGGTTATAGTTAAGGCTTTGAGTGATATTGATGTTAACATTAAACTCGAGGCTTTGAGGCTTTTGATGTCTATTGTCTCCGAGGATAATGTTGCGGAAATCTGCAGGATTTTGATCAGTCATGCGCTGAAGTCTGACCCTGAGTTCTGCAATGAGATTTTGGGATTGATGTTGTTGACTTGTTCAAGAAATTTCTATGAGATAATTTTCGATTTTGATTGGTATGTGTCATTTCTCGGGGAAATGGCAAGGATTCCACATTGTCAGAAAGGGAAAGAGATCGAGGACCAGCTTGTTGATATTGGCATGAGGGTTAAGGATGCTAGATCAGAGCTTGTTCATGTTGCTCGAAATTTGGTGATTGATCCAGCTTTACTTGCCAACCAATTTATCCACAAGGTTCTATCTGCTGCTGCTTGGGTTTCAGGGGAGTATGTCGAGCTTTCAAGAAACCCATTTGAACTTGTGGAAGCATTGTTACAACCACGGTCTAGTCTCCTGCCACCATCAGTAAGAGCCGTATATATTCAGTCCACATTTAAAGTACTAGCATTCTGTATGCATTCATATCTCTCATTGGATAGAGAGGATGCTTCACCATCAATAGAATCAACAGATTACCAGGTTATTTCTGATGCTGTGGCAAGTGGTTCATTGCTTAATATCAAAATGGATAGAGAAATTGAGGTTATTGATCCTGAGTTGACTTCTGCAGCTTCTTCAATGGCACATCATCTAACTCGTAAATCTATGATGGACCTGGTACAGCTTGTTGAATCCAATTTGGGACCCTTGGCTTGCAGTGATGAAGTAGAAGTGCAGGAGAGGGCAAAtaatgttcttggtttaattaAGTTAATGAAATCAAACTTACAAGGCTGTTTGGACCAGCTTGAAGGGGATAAAATGAACGGAGAAGTTGAAGCTCTGGAAATGATTAAGTTGACTGTTGATGCGTTTTCTGAGGAGCTTGGTCCAGTTTCAGTTAATGCCCAGGATAGAGTACCTGTACCAGGTGGCCTGCAGCTTAAAGAAAACCTTAGTGACTTGGAAGCAATTGTCAGTGATATTAAGTTACCAATATCAACTTCATTTTCTCTTGTAAACCCTTGTTCAACGGAGAAAGATGGCCCTAGCATTTCTGATTGTCAGAATAAGGATGAACCTGAGTTATCAACTGAGTCCACTTCTTTACTTGCTGAGCATCGGAAGCGTCATGGGCTATATTATCTTGGTTCAAATGATAAAGAAATGATCACCAATGACTACCCACCTGCTAATGAGCCTAAACTAAATGCTACTGTTGAAACAGAGGGCCTTCTCAAGTTGGCTGAGCAATCACTCGTCACTAAGAAAGAAATGAACCAATCAAAGCCTAGGCCCGTGGTTGTGAAATTGGATGATGGGGAAGGAACAAAGGACACCTCTAAAAGACCCGGGTTCAACGGTGGTCTTATCTCTGGTGCAGTGCAAGAAGTGCTTTTAGGCAATGAAGCTGCACCATCATCTTCAAGGAGTAAATCATCGGACAAATTAAGTAAGAGAAGGAAGAATAATGAATTCGTTGTTGGAATACCAGGATCAAGAAATATGACGACGAATATTGATGTAACTGAGCCAGTGTTTGCTGGTTCAAGAAGACGAAAAGATCATCATATTCACGGTGAAGACAGAAAGGATAAAAGTTCCATGAAGGAGAAGGAACATGATCAGCAAAGCGAGAAGAAAAACGGTCGTCGACATGGTAAGCACAAGAGTCGGCGAACACCAGACGTGGCATTAAATACGGAAGCAAAATCACCTGTAATCCCAGATTTCCTTCTATAG